From a region of the Triticum aestivum cultivar Chinese Spring chromosome 7D, IWGSC CS RefSeq v2.1, whole genome shotgun sequence genome:
- the LOC123164049 gene encoding probable calcium-binding protein CML17: MAFMRYRALPQGEVTAEEFWAWLGQFDADHDGRISREELQRALRSLNLWFASWKAREGVQAADANRDGAVGREEAGRLFAYAQRQLGGKITQLGSY, translated from the coding sequence ATGGCGTTCATGCGGTACCGTGCGCTGCCGCAGGGAGAGGTGACGGCGGAGGAGTTCTGGGCGTGGCTGGGGCAGTTCGACGCGGACCACGACGGCCGGATCAGCCGGGAGGAGCTGCAGCGCGCCCTGCGGAGCCTCAACCTGTGGTTCGCGTCCTGGAAGGCGCGGGAAGGGGTGCAGGCCGCGGACGCCAACCGCGACGGCGCCGTCggcagggaggaggccggccggctctTCGCCTACGCGCAGAGGCAGCTCGGCGGCAAGATCACCCAACTCGGCTCCTACTGA